In Daucus carota subsp. sativus chromosome 4, DH1 v3.0, whole genome shotgun sequence, one DNA window encodes the following:
- the LOC108218984 gene encoding vacuolar cation/proton exchanger 3-like isoform X1, with amino-acid sequence MPETNSHIQMGSLQPRNDSLISTVPTDRKMPALDTAPNRPSDSSIVENFVLRSIMNRIFRSVKIVLFSDKINLLIPFGPLAIVVQNSSNQQGWVFILSLLGIIPLAERLGWATEQLACYTGDTVGGLLNATFGNATELIISMYAMKNGMLRVIQQSLLGSILSNMLLVLGCAFFSGGIVHHNKEQVFNKGTALVNSGLLMMAVMGLLFPAVLHFTHTELHAGKSELALSRFSSCVMLIAYGAYLYFQLTSQNNMYSPINEEDGNQDGNLVDEEAPRISRWESIVWLFVLTVWISALSEYLVNAIEGASVSLNMPIAFISVILLPIVGNAAEHAGAIMFAMKDKLDLSLGVAIGSSTQIAMFGIPFCVVVGWILGYPVDLNFQLFETATLFMSVIVVAFMLQEGTSNYLKGLMLLLCYLIVAASFFVHKDPKSVEDSP; translated from the exons ATGCCTGAAACTAACTCCCACATTCAA ATGGGATCACTACAGCCTCGAAATGATAGCCTGATCAGCACTGTGCCAACTGATAGAAAGATGCCTGCTTTGGATACAGCTCCCAACAGACCATCTGATTCTTCTATCGTAGAAAATTTCGTTTTGAGAAGTATAATGAATCGTATATTCAGAAGTGTAAAAATCGTCTTGTTCTCCGACAAAATTAACTTGCTTATACCTTTTGGGCCTTTAGCGATAGTGGTTCAAAATTCGTCAAACCAACAA GGTTGGGTCTTCATCCTGAGTTTATTAGGCATCATACCCTTGGCAGAGCGGCTGGGTTGGGCTACAGA GCAACTGGCTTGTTACACAGGAGATACAG TTGGGGGTCTTCTAAATGCTACTTTCGGGAATGCAACAGAATTGATTATTTCCATGTATGCAATGAAAAATGGCATGCTACGTGTTATTCAGCAGTCATTACTGGGCTCAATTCTCTCCAACATGTTGCTCGTGCTTGGGTGTGCATTTTTCAGTGGTGGAATTGTTCATCATAATAAGGAACAAGTGTTTAATAAG GGAACTGCTTTGGTGAATTCGGGGTTACTCATGATGGCAGTAATGGGACTTCTGTTCCCAGCAGTTCTCCACTTTACACACACAGAGTTGCATGCTGGAAAGTCTGAATTAGCTCTTTCAAGGTTTAGCAGCTGTGTCATGCTGATAGCATATGGCGCTTATCTTTATTTCCAGCTTACCAGCCAGAATAATATGTATTCTCCTATCAATGAG GAAGATGGTAACCAAGACGGCAACTTAGTTGACGAAGAAGCTCCTCGGATTTCAAGATGGGAATCAATAGTATGGCTCTTTGTTTTGACTGTTTGGATATCGGCACTCTCAGAGTACCTAGTTAATGCTATAGAG GGGGCATCTGTTTCTCTAAACATGCCGATTGCATTTATAAGTGTAATTTTACTTCCAATTGTTGGGAATGCTGCAGAACATGCAGGTGCCATTATGTTTGCCATGAAAGACAAGCTT GATCTATCTCTGGGGGTGGCGATAGGTTCATCAACACAGATTGCCATGTTTGGG ATTCCCTTTTGCGTGGTTGTTGGGTGGATTCTAGGGTACCCGGTGGATCTGAATTTTCAACTTTTTGAGACGGCTACTCTTTTCATGTCTGTTATAGTTGTAGCTTTCATGCTGCAG GAGGGAACTTCAAATTACTTGAAAGGACTGATGCTCCTCCTTTGCTATTTGATAGTTGCTGCAAGTTTCTTTGTACATAAAGATCCTAAATCTGTAG AGGACAGCCCCTAG
- the LOC108218984 gene encoding vacuolar cation/proton exchanger 3-like isoform X2 gives MGSLQPRNDSLISTVPTDRKMPALDTAPNRPSDSSIVENFVLRSIMNRIFRSVKIVLFSDKINLLIPFGPLAIVVQNSSNQQGWVFILSLLGIIPLAERLGWATEQLACYTGDTVGGLLNATFGNATELIISMYAMKNGMLRVIQQSLLGSILSNMLLVLGCAFFSGGIVHHNKEQVFNKGTALVNSGLLMMAVMGLLFPAVLHFTHTELHAGKSELALSRFSSCVMLIAYGAYLYFQLTSQNNMYSPINEEDGNQDGNLVDEEAPRISRWESIVWLFVLTVWISALSEYLVNAIEGASVSLNMPIAFISVILLPIVGNAAEHAGAIMFAMKDKLDLSLGVAIGSSTQIAMFGIPFCVVVGWILGYPVDLNFQLFETATLFMSVIVVAFMLQEGTSNYLKGLMLLLCYLIVAASFFVHKDPKSVEDSP, from the exons ATGGGATCACTACAGCCTCGAAATGATAGCCTGATCAGCACTGTGCCAACTGATAGAAAGATGCCTGCTTTGGATACAGCTCCCAACAGACCATCTGATTCTTCTATCGTAGAAAATTTCGTTTTGAGAAGTATAATGAATCGTATATTCAGAAGTGTAAAAATCGTCTTGTTCTCCGACAAAATTAACTTGCTTATACCTTTTGGGCCTTTAGCGATAGTGGTTCAAAATTCGTCAAACCAACAA GGTTGGGTCTTCATCCTGAGTTTATTAGGCATCATACCCTTGGCAGAGCGGCTGGGTTGGGCTACAGA GCAACTGGCTTGTTACACAGGAGATACAG TTGGGGGTCTTCTAAATGCTACTTTCGGGAATGCAACAGAATTGATTATTTCCATGTATGCAATGAAAAATGGCATGCTACGTGTTATTCAGCAGTCATTACTGGGCTCAATTCTCTCCAACATGTTGCTCGTGCTTGGGTGTGCATTTTTCAGTGGTGGAATTGTTCATCATAATAAGGAACAAGTGTTTAATAAG GGAACTGCTTTGGTGAATTCGGGGTTACTCATGATGGCAGTAATGGGACTTCTGTTCCCAGCAGTTCTCCACTTTACACACACAGAGTTGCATGCTGGAAAGTCTGAATTAGCTCTTTCAAGGTTTAGCAGCTGTGTCATGCTGATAGCATATGGCGCTTATCTTTATTTCCAGCTTACCAGCCAGAATAATATGTATTCTCCTATCAATGAG GAAGATGGTAACCAAGACGGCAACTTAGTTGACGAAGAAGCTCCTCGGATTTCAAGATGGGAATCAATAGTATGGCTCTTTGTTTTGACTGTTTGGATATCGGCACTCTCAGAGTACCTAGTTAATGCTATAGAG GGGGCATCTGTTTCTCTAAACATGCCGATTGCATTTATAAGTGTAATTTTACTTCCAATTGTTGGGAATGCTGCAGAACATGCAGGTGCCATTATGTTTGCCATGAAAGACAAGCTT GATCTATCTCTGGGGGTGGCGATAGGTTCATCAACACAGATTGCCATGTTTGGG ATTCCCTTTTGCGTGGTTGTTGGGTGGATTCTAGGGTACCCGGTGGATCTGAATTTTCAACTTTTTGAGACGGCTACTCTTTTCATGTCTGTTATAGTTGTAGCTTTCATGCTGCAG GAGGGAACTTCAAATTACTTGAAAGGACTGATGCTCCTCCTTTGCTATTTGATAGTTGCTGCAAGTTTCTTTGTACATAAAGATCCTAAATCTGTAG AGGACAGCCCCTAG
- the LOC108217413 gene encoding glucose-1-phosphate adenylyltransferase small subunit, chloroplastic/amyloplastic-like: protein MIVSPKAVSDSQNSQTCLDPEASPSVLGIILGGGDGTRLYPLLKKRAKPAVPLGANYRLIDIPVSNCLNSNISKIYVLTQFNSASLNRHLSRAYASSLSSYKNEGLVEVLAAQQSPENPNWFQNCKIHHSVVGLRSCISEGAIIEDTLLMGADYYEFFYSIPTK, encoded by the exons ATGATCGTATCTCCAAAAGCTGTTTCTGATTCTCAGAATTCTCAGACCTGTCTTGATCCTGAAGCTAGCCCA AGTGTCTTGGGAATTATTCTTGGAGGTGGAGATGGTACTCGTCTTTATCCTCTTTTAAAGAAGAGGGCAAAACCTGCGGTTCCTTTAGGAGCAAATTATAGGCTTATCGATATCCCTGTTAGCAATTGCTTGAACAGTAACATATCAAAGATTTATGTTCTTACACAATTCAATTCTGCATCTCTCAATCGCCACCTTTCACGGGCTTATGCAAGTAGCCTGAGTAGTTACAAGAATGAAGGACTTGTTGAAGTTCTTGCTGCTCAGCAGAGTCCGGAGAACCCAAACTGGTTCCAG AATTGCAAAATTCACCATTCAGTGGTCGGCCTTCGATCTTGCATCTCAGAAGGTGCAATTATTGAAGATACTCTGTTGATGGGAGCTGATTATTATGAG tTCTTCTATTCTATTCCTACAAAATGA
- the LOC108219060 gene encoding glucose-1-phosphate adenylyltransferase small subunit, chloroplastic/amyloplastic, with amino-acid sequence MAAAIGSSHIVLHSGANGRPASLFPGLSFSSSNISGDKITSSSLKTCRNDRRSMILSPKAVSDSQNSQTCLDPEASRSVLGIILGGGAGTRLYPLTKKRAKPAVPLGANYRLIDIPVSNCLNSNISKIYVLTQFNSASLNSHLSRAYASNMGGYKNEGFVEVLAAQQSPENPNWFQGTADAVRQYLWLFEEHNVLEYLILAGDHLYRMDYERFIQAHRETDADITVAALPMDEKRATAFGLMKIDEEGRIIEFAEKPKGEQLKSMKVDTTILGLDDEKAKEMPYIASMGIYVVSKDVMLNLLRDKFPGANDFGSEVIPGATSVGLRVQAYLYDGYWEDIGTIEAFYNANLGITKKPVPDFSFYDRSSPIYTQPRYLPPSKMLDADVTDSVIGEGCVIKNCKIHHSVVGLRSCISEGAIIEDTLLMGADYYETDTDRKSLAAKGSVPIGIGKNSHIRRAIIDKNARIGDNVKIINSDNVQEAARETDGYFIKSGIVTIIKDALIPSGTVI; translated from the exons ATGGCTGCTGCTATCGGAAGCTCACACATCGTTCTACATTCCGGCGCAAACGGCCGGCCGGCGAGTTTGTTCCCGGGACTATCATTCTCGTCGTCAAACATTTCCGGTGATAAGATCACTTCATCATCACTTAAAACATGTAGAAACGACAGGCGCTCAATGATCTTATCTCCAAAAGCTGTTTCTGATTCTCAGAATTCTCAGACCTGTCTCGATCCTGAAGCTAGCCGA AGTGTCTTGGGAATTATTCTTGGAGGTGGAGCTGGTACTCGTCTTTATCCTCTGACAAAGAAAAGGGCAAAACCTGCGGTTCCTTTAGGAGCAAATTATAGGCTTATCGATATCCCTGTTAGCAATTGCTTGAACAGCAACATATCAAAGATTTATGTTCTTACGCAATTCAATTCTGCATCTCTCAATAGCCACCTTTCACGGGCTTATGCAAGTAACATGGGTGGTTACAAGAATGAAGGATTCGTTGAAGTTCTTGCTGCTCAGCAGAGTCCGGAGAACCCCAACTGGTTCCAG GGTACAGCTGATGCTGTGAGACAATATCTGTGGCTTTTTGAGGAGCACAATGTTCTAGAATACCTGATTCTTGCAGGGGACCATTTATACCGAATGGATTATGAAAGATTTATACAAGCACACAGGGAAACTGATGCTGATATCACCGTAGCTGCCCTGCCAATGGATGAAAAACGTGCCACTGCCTTTGGTCTGATGAAGATCGATGAAGAAGGACGCATAATTGAATTTGCAGAGAAACCAAAAGGCGAGCAATTGAAATCTATGAAG GTAGATACGACTATCTTGGGTCTTGATGACGAGAAAGCCAAAGAGATGCCCTACATTGCAAGTATGGGTATATATGTTGTCAGTAAAGATGTAATGTTAAATTTGCTTCGAGATAAGTTCCCTGGAGCTAATGATTTCGGAAGTGAAGTTATTCCTGGTGCAACTTCTGTTGGATTGAGA GTGCAAGCTTACCTGTATGATGGCTACTGGGAAGATATTGGTACAATTGAAGCATTTTACAATGCCAATTTGGGGATCACAAAGAAACCAGTGCCAGATTTTAG CTTCTACGACCGATCATCACCTATTTATACACAACCTCGATATTTACCCCCTTCTAAGATGCTTGATGCTGATGTCACGGATAGCGTTATCGGCGAAGGTTGTGTAATCAAG AATTGCAAAATTCACCATTCAGTGGTCGGCCTTCGATCTTGCATCTCAGAAGGTGCAATTATTGAAGATACTCTGTTGATGGGAGCTGATTATTATGAG ACGGATACCGACAGAAAGTCTTTAGCTGCGAAGGGTAGTGTCCCAATCGGTATTGGCAAGAATTCTCACATCAGAAGAGCAATTATTGACAAAAATGCTCGCATAGGGGATAATGTGAAG ATCATAAATAGTGACAATGTCCAAGAAGCAGCAAGAGAAACCGATGGTTACTTTATAAAGAGTGGAATTGTGACAATAATCAAAGATGCTTTGATCCCCAGTGGCACTGTAATCTAG
- the LOC108215965 gene encoding dehydration-responsive element-binding protein 2A-like, which yields MMADIVQRNSMMGLIKQDSDTGTPRIGDSRKRKSRSTKTKSVAETLAMWRDYNKKLDALNASAKPIRNFHAKGSKKGCMKGKGGPDNTRSNFRGVRQRTWGKWVAEIREPGGGSRLWLGTFPNAVEAALAYDEAATAMYGAGARLNLPDFSSYKEESGGSAAPSMSCADSVLTTTTSNRTGACIDTDPKVGIADLEMKCSDVEGESKAPAMEMKCSDVEGESKASETQNYRSPAVVEAMTEVKDERVEIKKEQEDNNDIFNIDKGLLLGEMFDVDELLQSLNTYTLPDQASNTEWFYNNDHDIGHFLQDDELIANPSDLSIQQQYPDIKPDDMFNEQTGYNQDLEFLLPGRPEDSNFSPDELKLLGMDANSGF from the exons ATGATGGCTGATATTGTGCAGAG AAACTCTATGATGGGTCTAATTAAACAAGATTCTGATACTGGAACCCCGCGCATTGGTGATTCCAGGAAGAGGAAGTCGCGAAGCACCAAGACCAAAAGTGTTGCTGAGACCCTAGCTATGTGGAGGGATTATAATAAGAAGCTTGATGCGTTGAATGCTAGTGCTAAACCAATTCGCAATTTTCATGCTAAGGGATCAAAGAAAGGATGTATGAAAGGGAAAGGGGGTCCTGACAATACGCGCTCTAATTTTAGAGGTGTGAGGCAGAGAACTTGGGGCAAATGGGTTGCTGAAATCCGCGAGCCTGGTGGAGGTAGTAGATTGTGGCTGGGGACATTCCCAAATGCTGTCGAAGCTGCTCTTGCCTATGATGAAGCTGCAACAGCTATGTATGGAGCTGGTGCTCGACTTAATTTACCAGATTTTAGTTCCTACAAGGAGGAGTCTGGGGGATCTGCTGCCCCTAGCATGTCATGTGCTGATTCAGTGCTTACTACTACTACTTCCAACCGCACGGGGGCTTGCATTGATACTGATCCGAAGGTGGGGATTGCCGATTTGGAAATGAAGTGCAGTGATGTGGAAGGTGAGTCGAAAGCTCCTGCTATGGAAATGAAGTGTAGTGATGTGGAAGGTGAGTCGAAAGCCTCAGAAACTCAAAATTACCGAAGTCCTGCAGTGGTGGAAGCTATGACTGAAGTGAAGGATGAACGAGTGGAGATCAAGAAAGAGCAGGAGGATAACAACGACATATTTAACATTGACAAGGGTCTTCTGCTAGGTGAAATGTTTGATGTTGATGAGCTCCTACAAAGCTTAAACACCTATACTCTCCCTGATCAGGCCAGCAACACTGAATGGTTCTACAACAATGATCACGACATTGGGCACTTCTTGCAAGATGACGAGCTTATAGCGAACCCCTCTGATTTAAGTATCCAGCAGCAATATCCTGATATAAAGCCAgatgatatgtttaatgaacAAACAGGGTATAATCAGGATCTGGAATTCTTACTTCCTGGCAGGCCTGAAGATTCCAATTTCTCACCGGACGAGCTCAAGCTACTTGGCATGGATGCAAATTCCGGGTTTTAA